Proteins encoded by one window of Rhodamnia argentea isolate NSW1041297 chromosome 6, ASM2092103v1, whole genome shotgun sequence:
- the LOC115734341 gene encoding protein BIG GRAIN 1-like B → MMKQAVEDYEDTRNSQADSHHSGNTNEDDRYGILPGINRADVADEEEDAEDLGGVLRSTASRIYANLKKVKQPPVSPGGSLVSFISSIFSTTPKNAKRSDHTEANLERKLRSGEASSSTSASSTAPSLSRPCLSKSTPSTRQRLRNGAKRTVGFYPVSVIVDEDCRPCGHKCLRQEGGGGGGGGEEQSSSVSLSVPTAWRIGKSQPRESDPDWSLYLKDLLMEKSRRFEESARELLGDYGENQKQGFELRGHCEKEVEEEDDDDDDDDGGASFWSSDLSELNHLAATNDKYNAELLVHDTAYFDKRRVSFKEYRLWAGGEGRAGAAVSNGGMPITSE, encoded by the exons atgatgaaacaagcGGTTGAAGACTATGAGGACACCAGGAATTCCCAAGCAGATTCACACCATAGTGGAAACACTAATGAAGACGATCGTTATGGAATACTACCTGGTATCAATCGGGCAGACGTTGcagacgaggaagaagatgctgaaGACTTG GGCGGCGTCCTCAGGTCCACGGCGTCACGGATCTATGCCAACTTGAAGAAGGTGAAGCAGCCGCCGGTCTCACCCGGCGGGAGCCTGGTGAGCTTCATCAGCTCCATCTTCAGCACGACGCCCAAGAACGCGAAGAGGTCCGATCACACCGAGGCAAACCTCGAGAGGAAGTTAAGGTCGGGCGAAGCTTCCTCTTCCACTTCTGCCTCTTCCACTGCTCCTTCGCTCTCGAGGCCGTGCCTAAGCAAGAGCACGCCCTCGACGCGACAGCGGTTACGCAACGGGGCCAAGAGGACGGTCGGTTTCTACCCGGTTAGCGTCATCGTTGATGAGGATTGTAGACCCTGCGGCCACAAATGCCTACgtcaagaaggaggaggaggaggaggaggaggagaagaacagAGCagctctgtttctctctcggTGCCAACAGCTTGGAGAATCGGGAAATCCCAGCCTAGAGAAAGCGACCCAGATTGGAGTTTGTATCTGAAAGATCTGTTGATGGAGAAGAGCAGGCGATTCGAAGAGAGCGCGAGAGAGTTGCTGGGAGATTATGGAGAGAATCAGAAGCAGGGTTTTGAGTTGAGGGGTCATTGTgaaaaagaagtagaagaagaagatgacgacgacgatgacgatgatggTGGGGCGAGTTTTTGGAGCTCAGATCTGTCCGAGCTCAACCATCTTGCAGCGACTAACGATAAGTACAATGCAGAGCTTCTTGTGCATGACACGGCTTATTTCGATAAGCGTCGGGTCAGTTTTAAGGAGTACAGATTATGGGCGGGTGGTGAAGGACGGGCAGGCGCGGCGGTGAGCAACGGTGGCATGCCAAttacaagtgaataa
- the LOC115734183 gene encoding stress-response A/B barrel domain-containing protein HS1-like — protein MEVEAKGFVRRVLLFKFKPETPPDHIEQLIKGYSNLVNLVESLKSWHMGKDVSIENLQEGFTHVFELTFESAEGIAEYMVHPAHLEFHELCWPHVEKLVVIDYKPTPFCNPN, from the exons ATGGAGGTGGAAGCGAAGGGATTCGTGAGGCGTGTGCTGCTTTTCAAGTTCAAACCTGAAACCCCACCAGACCACATCGAGCAACTCATCAAGGGTTACTCCAACCTCGTCAACCTCGTCGAATCCTTGAAATCTTGGCACAT GGGCAAGGACGTGAGCATCGAGAACTTGCAAGAAGGCTTCACCCACGTCTTCGAGCTCACGTTCGAGAGCGCCGAGGGGATCGCAGAGTACATGGTTCATCCTGCTCACCTCGAGTTCCACGAGCTGTGCTGGCCCCATGTGGAGAAGCTAGTCGTGATCGACTACAAGCCGACTCCTTTCTGTAACCCAAATTAA
- the LOC125315644 gene encoding stress-response A/B barrel domain-containing protein HS1-like, which translates to MEEEAKGFVRRVLLFKVKPETPPDQIEEAIKRYSNLVNLVESLKSWHMGTDVSIENLQEGFTHVFELTYESAEGVAEYMAHPAHLEFHELFWPLVEKVVVIDYKLTPFRNPN; encoded by the exons ATGGAGGAGGAAGCAAAGGGATTTGTGAGGCGTGTGCTGCTTTTCAAGGTCAAACCTGAAACCCCACCAGACCAAATAGAGGAAGCCATCAAGCGTTACTCCAATCTCGTCAACCTCGTCGAATCCTTGAAATCTTGGCACAT GGGCACGGACGTGAGCATCGAGAACTTGCAAGAAGGCTTCACCCACGTCTTCGAGCTCACGTACGAGAGCGCCGAGGGGGTTGCAGAGTACATGGCTCATCCTGCTCACCTCGAGTTCCACGAGCTGTTCTGGCCCCTTGTGGAGAAGGTAGTCGTGATCGACTACAAGCTGACTCCTTTCCGTAACCCGAATTAA